The sequence ACGACGACGAGGGGCCGCGGGTCGGCTCGCTGTGCTCGTCGGAGGTGGAGCCGGCGCAGATCGCCGAGTTGGTGGCCGCCTCAGCGGAGGCGGCTGCGGGCGCGCCGGAGGCTCGCGACGCCGTGGAGCTGTTGGGCGGCAATGGCATACCCGACGACTGGGACGCTGAGGTGCCGCAGACCGGCGCGGAGGTCTTCGCCGGGCTGGCCACCTCGCTGAGCCGTGGCTTTCGGGGCGCCGACCAGCTCTACGGGTTCGCTCGCCACGAGGTGGAGACGACGTTCCTGGCGTCCTCGACCGGGCTGCGGCGGCGTTTCACCCAGCCCACCGGGACGGTGGAGATCAACGCCAAACGCGACGGCGCCAGTGCCTGGGCTGGGGTCAGCACACCGGATTTCGTTGATGTGCCAACGGATTCGCTGCTGAAGCAGCTCTCGACGCGATTGGGCTGGGCGGCGCGCAGCGTCGAGCTGCCGGCCGGACGCTACGAAACGTTGATGCCGCCGTCCACAGTGGCCGACATGATGATCTATCTCGGTTGGACGATGAGCGGCCGCGGTGCCCAGGAGGGCCGCACCGCGCTGTCGGCGCCCGGCGGCGGCACCCGGGTGGGGGAGCGGCTGTCCGAACTGCCGCTGACCCTGTATTCGGATCCGCATGCGTTCGGGCTCGAGTGCGCGCCGTTCGTGGCGACCGGCACCTCGTCAGAGACCGCATCGGTGTTCGACAACGGCCTGGACATCGGCTGCGTGGACTGGATTCGCGGCGGGGTGATCAACGCGCTGGCCTACCCGCGGGCCGCTGCCGCCGAGTTCGGCGCCCCGGTCGCCCTGGCGGCCGACAACCTGCTGATGACGGGCGGTTCGGCCAGCATGGACGAGATGATCGCCTCGACCGAGCGCGGGCTGCTGCTGACCACGCTGTGGTACATCCGCGAGGTCGACCCGACCACACTGCTGCTGACCGGGCTGACCCGCGACGGCGTCTACCTGGTCGAAGACGGCAAGGTGACTGCGGCGGTGAACAACTTCCGGTTCAACGAGAGCCCGTTGGACC is a genomic window of Mycolicibacter heraklionensis containing:
- a CDS encoding metallopeptidase TldD-related protein: MIPAQQVIDTALAAAKGDKTETIVLVTDRSESSLRWAGNSMTTNGVSTSRTTTVVTIVYDDEGPRVGSLCSSEVEPAQIAELVAASAEAAAGAPEARDAVELLGGNGIPDDWDAEVPQTGAEVFAGLATSLSRGFRGADQLYGFARHEVETTFLASSTGLRRRFTQPTGTVEINAKRDGASAWAGVSTPDFVDVPTDSLLKQLSTRLGWAARSVELPAGRYETLMPPSTVADMMIYLGWTMSGRGAQEGRTALSAPGGGTRVGERLSELPLTLYSDPHAFGLECAPFVATGTSSETASVFDNGLDIGCVDWIRGGVINALAYPRAAAAEFGAPVALAADNLLMTGGSASMDEMIASTERGLLLTTLWYIREVDPTTLLLTGLTRDGVYLVEDGKVTAAVNNFRFNESPLDLLRRATQAGIAEPTLPREWGDWATRASMPSLRIPDFHMSSVSQAQ